One segment of Streptomyces sp. XD-27 DNA contains the following:
- a CDS encoding YafY family protein, producing the protein MKFDRLLSIVLLLQHRDLVPAKELAERLEVSQRTIYRDVEALSAAGVPVYAERGKDGGIGLLNGFRTDVTGLTTDEARALFVLASQSAHSALGLDHALGSALRKVMAALPAPHRPAAELTSRRILVEPDRWRAAPRPEADLEALYAAVLSDRRLRVRYRHSGQTALRTYTVDPYGLVAKAGTWYLVADHRGKPRLFRTDRLSQVSVIEAEAHRRPGAELTQVWHDLRREVEDRSGGVTIAVRLRRERLDMVTRIAGGYFTGPPVPEAGTDEWLRVEVVYPVVEAVRHLLQFGTDVQVVGPSEARAEMTRAIAELAGLYGTA; encoded by the coding sequence GTGAAATTCGACCGCCTGCTCTCGATCGTGCTGCTGCTCCAGCACCGTGACCTGGTCCCGGCCAAGGAGCTCGCCGAGCGCCTGGAGGTGTCGCAGCGCACCATCTACCGCGACGTCGAAGCGCTGTCGGCGGCCGGTGTCCCGGTGTACGCCGAGCGCGGCAAGGACGGCGGCATCGGGCTCCTGAACGGCTTCCGCACCGACGTCACGGGCCTGACCACCGACGAGGCGCGCGCGTTGTTCGTACTGGCCTCGCAGAGCGCTCACTCGGCGCTCGGCCTCGACCACGCCCTCGGCTCCGCGCTGCGCAAGGTGATGGCCGCGCTGCCCGCCCCGCACCGCCCGGCGGCCGAGCTGACCAGCCGCCGCATCCTCGTCGAACCCGACCGCTGGCGTGCCGCACCCCGCCCCGAGGCCGACCTGGAGGCCCTGTACGCCGCGGTCCTCAGCGACCGCCGGCTACGCGTTCGCTACCGCCACAGCGGCCAGACGGCGCTGCGCACCTACACCGTCGATCCGTACGGGCTGGTGGCCAAGGCCGGCACCTGGTACCTGGTCGCCGACCACAGGGGCAAGCCGCGGCTCTTCCGCACCGACCGGCTCTCGCAGGTCAGCGTCATCGAGGCCGAAGCGCACCGCCGGCCCGGCGCAGAGCTGACCCAGGTCTGGCACGACCTGCGCCGCGAGGTGGAAGACCGCAGCGGCGGCGTCACGATCGCCGTCCGGCTGCGCCGGGAGCGGCTGGACATGGTGACCCGCATCGCCGGCGGCTACTTCACCGGGCCACCTGTCCCCGAGGCCGGCACCGACGAGTGGCTGCGGGTGGAGGTCGTCTACCCCGTCGTGGAGGCGGTCCGCCACCTGCTGCAGTTCGGTACCGACGTCCAGGTCGTCGGCCCTTCCGAGGCGCGAGCGGAGATGACCCGCGCCATCGCCGAGTTGGCCGGGCTCTACGGCACTGCCTGA
- a CDS encoding DUF2000 domain-containing protein, producing MTTENTPVRFDTKIAVLLRDDLEPWQRLNVTAFLVSGLGSELPEVIGEPYADADGTPYLPMFRQPVLVFEGAKETLTAAHGRALSRSLPRSVFTSDLFATGNDQDNRAAVAATPRDQLDLVGLAVYGPRNAVDKVLKGARMHP from the coding sequence ATGACGACCGAGAACACGCCCGTACGTTTCGACACCAAGATCGCCGTACTGCTGCGCGACGATCTGGAGCCCTGGCAGCGGCTGAACGTGACCGCATTCCTGGTCAGCGGCCTCGGCTCGGAGCTGCCCGAGGTGATCGGCGAACCGTACGCCGACGCCGACGGCACCCCCTACCTGCCGATGTTCCGCCAGCCTGTCCTCGTCTTCGAGGGGGCGAAGGAGACGCTGACCGCCGCGCACGGTCGCGCCCTGTCCCGCTCGCTCCCCCGGTCGGTGTTCACCTCCGATCTCTTCGCCACCGGCAACGACCAGGACAACCGTGCGGCGGTAGCCGCCACGCCGAGGGACCAACTGGATCTGGTGGGTCTCGCTGTGTATGGGCCGCGCAACGCGGTGGACAAAGTGCTCAAGGGGGCCCGGATGCACCCCTGA
- a CDS encoding AraC family transcriptional regulator, translating to MVARQEVSAWRPRIAGVVEVFHAHFTEHAYPMHVHEAWTLLIVDDGAVRYDLNRHERGTPHDTVSLLPPQVPHNGSPATPQGFRKRVLYLDLSQLDESFIGPAVDGPDLVDPLLRRRVGQLHTALASRGDELEAESRLALIGERLRGHLRPRLAAGPPAPDRRVAGSMRELLDERLLHGVSLAEAAKLVHAHPTHLVRAFSSAFGIAPHQYLMARRVDRARRLFLDGQSPGEVAAATGFYDQSHLTRHFKRLVGITPGRYARMATALGR from the coding sequence ATGGTGGCCCGGCAGGAGGTTTCCGCGTGGCGCCCGCGGATCGCGGGTGTTGTGGAGGTCTTCCACGCCCACTTCACCGAGCATGCGTACCCGATGCACGTCCACGAGGCATGGACCCTGCTGATCGTCGACGACGGCGCGGTGCGCTATGACCTGAACCGCCACGAGCGCGGCACCCCGCACGACACGGTGTCCCTGCTCCCGCCGCAGGTGCCGCACAACGGCTCACCCGCCACCCCGCAGGGCTTCCGTAAGCGGGTGCTCTACCTGGACCTGAGCCAACTCGACGAGAGCTTCATCGGTCCGGCGGTGGATGGCCCCGACCTGGTCGACCCTCTCCTGCGCCGACGCGTCGGGCAGCTGCACACGGCCCTCGCGAGCCGGGGCGACGAACTGGAGGCGGAGAGCCGTCTCGCCCTGATCGGAGAACGGTTGCGCGGCCACTTGCGGCCCCGGCTCGCCGCCGGCCCGCCGGCGCCCGACCGCAGGGTAGCCGGCAGCATGCGGGAGCTCCTCGACGAACGGCTGCTCCATGGGGTGTCCCTGGCCGAGGCCGCGAAGCTGGTACATGCCCACCCCACGCACCTGGTGCGGGCGTTCAGCAGCGCCTTCGGCATCGCCCCGCACCAGTACCTGATGGCCCGCCGGGTCGACCGCGCCCGACGGCTGTTCCTCGACGGGCAGTCACCCGGCGAGGTGGCGGCCGCGACCGGCTTCTACGACCAGTCGCATCTGACCCGGCACTTCAAACGGCTCGTGGGCATCACCCCCGGACGTTACGCCCGTATGGCCACCGCCCTCGGGCGGTGA
- a CDS encoding LysR family transcriptional regulator, translating into MERDELECFLILAEELHFGRTAERMRLSRARVSQLVQRLERRVGAPLFVRTSRRVALTGLGRQLREDLEPHHRAIDAALARAAAAARGVSGVLHIGFSGPPAGEIVLRAAEALRASHPELDVEICEVPLSDPYGPLRKGEFDVQLTELPVREEDLGAGPALFTEERVLAIASGHPLAARRRVSLEDLAEVVLLTIAGDIPDYRLEYHVPAHTPGGRPIARGPGVTNMQEALMLVAAGKGAFLTAAHTATYSARPGVRYLPFDDAAPVGYGLVWRAGDSTGAVRAFARTALEAVARADEQTGAPAPASPASPISHTSPASPISPTSRARRQAVAGTAV; encoded by the coding sequence ATGGAGCGCGACGAACTGGAGTGCTTCCTGATCCTCGCCGAGGAGTTGCACTTCGGCCGCACGGCCGAGCGCATGCGGCTGTCCCGGGCCCGGGTGAGCCAGCTTGTGCAGCGGCTCGAACGCCGCGTCGGCGCACCGCTGTTCGTCCGTACGAGCCGCCGGGTCGCCCTCACCGGCCTCGGCCGGCAGCTCCGCGAGGACCTCGAACCCCACCATCGCGCGATCGACGCGGCCCTCGCCAGGGCTGCCGCTGCCGCGCGCGGTGTCAGCGGGGTACTGCACATCGGATTCTCCGGCCCGCCGGCCGGGGAGATCGTGCTGCGGGCGGCCGAGGCGCTGCGCGCGAGCCACCCGGAGCTCGACGTCGAGATCTGTGAGGTGCCGCTGTCCGATCCGTACGGGCCGCTGCGCAAGGGCGAGTTCGACGTCCAGCTCACCGAGCTCCCGGTGCGCGAGGAGGACCTGGGCGCGGGTCCCGCGCTGTTCACGGAGGAGCGGGTGCTGGCCATCGCCTCCGGGCATCCGCTCGCTGCCCGACGCCGCGTCTCGCTCGAAGACCTGGCCGAGGTGGTGCTGCTGACGATCGCCGGTGACATCCCCGATTACCGGCTGGAGTACCACGTCCCCGCGCACACCCCGGGCGGCCGCCCCATCGCGCGCGGTCCGGGCGTCACCAACATGCAGGAGGCACTGATGCTCGTCGCCGCCGGAAAGGGCGCGTTCCTCACCGCCGCACACACCGCCACCTACTCCGCCCGCCCCGGCGTCCGCTACCTCCCCTTCGACGACGCCGCCCCGGTCGGCTACGGGCTGGTCTGGCGCGCCGGCGACAGCACCGGCGCAGTACGCGCCTTCGCGCGGACCGCGCTGGAGGCGGTGGCGCGGGCCGACGAGCAGACGGGGGCCCCGGCCCCCGCATCCCCCGCATCTCCCATATCCCACACATCCCCTGCATCTCCCATATCCCCCACGTCCCGCGCCAGGAGGCAGGCGGTGGCCGGGACCGCGGTCTGA
- a CDS encoding FAD-binding oxidoreductase translates to MERHDIETLATRIEGPVLLPGQEGFDEERTGFNLAVRHRPEVIVGAARAEDVAAAVVFAAAHGLPVAVQSTGHGFSVAAEGGLLVTTRRMAAVRVDPETRSAHVAAGARFEQVIPEAARHGLAPLNGSAPHVGVVSYTLGGGLPLLGRSHGRAADRVLAMDVVTADGRLRHVTPDAEPELYWALLGGRDNFGIVTGMEFGLVPVARLYGGGLFFDVEQSPGILEAYRQWTATVPDEMNSSAALIPFPDDPQVPEPMRGRHVCHVRIAFTGSPEAGERMVEPLRQAGRRLLENLRDMPYEQSADIHDDPPVPMPWAADNAFLADLDGDTVRTILEHTGPGAALPAIVELRHLGGALARRPAHPNAVGHRDARFMLAVLTPLIGVSATDAHAFLERMFKDLEPWTSGRFLNFMGHGDAADQERTRTAYTTDDHNRLTALKAHYDPQNIFRLNYNIPPRTHR, encoded by the coding sequence GTGGAGCGTCACGACATCGAGACCCTGGCCACCCGTATCGAGGGGCCCGTGCTGTTGCCCGGCCAGGAGGGCTTCGACGAGGAGCGGACGGGCTTCAACCTCGCCGTGCGGCACCGTCCGGAGGTGATCGTCGGCGCCGCGCGGGCCGAGGACGTGGCGGCGGCCGTCGTCTTCGCCGCGGCGCACGGCTTGCCGGTAGCCGTACAGAGCACCGGGCACGGCTTCTCGGTGGCCGCCGAGGGCGGGCTGCTGGTCACCACCCGGCGCATGGCCGCTGTCCGCGTCGACCCCGAGACCCGCAGCGCGCACGTCGCAGCCGGCGCCCGCTTCGAGCAGGTGATCCCCGAGGCGGCACGGCACGGCCTGGCGCCGCTGAACGGCTCCGCCCCGCACGTGGGCGTCGTCTCCTACACCCTGGGCGGAGGGCTCCCGCTGCTCGGACGCAGCCACGGCCGGGCGGCCGACCGGGTGCTGGCCATGGACGTGGTGACCGCCGACGGGCGGCTGCGCCACGTCACCCCGGACGCCGAGCCGGAGCTGTACTGGGCGCTGCTGGGCGGGCGGGACAACTTCGGCATCGTCACCGGCATGGAGTTCGGCCTGGTGCCGGTGGCCCGGCTGTACGGCGGCGGGCTCTTCTTCGACGTCGAGCAGAGCCCCGGGATCCTGGAGGCATACCGGCAGTGGACCGCCACGGTGCCCGATGAGATGAACTCGTCGGCGGCACTGATCCCCTTCCCGGACGACCCCCAGGTGCCCGAGCCGATGCGCGGACGCCACGTCTGCCACGTGCGGATCGCCTTCACCGGCTCCCCCGAGGCCGGCGAGCGGATGGTCGAACCGCTCCGCCAGGCCGGTCGCCGGCTGCTGGAGAACCTGCGCGACATGCCCTACGAGCAGAGCGCCGACATCCACGACGACCCCCCGGTCCCGATGCCGTGGGCCGCCGACAACGCCTTCCTGGCGGACCTGGACGGCGACACGGTCCGTACGATCCTCGAGCACACCGGCCCCGGCGCGGCGCTGCCGGCCATCGTGGAGCTGCGCCACCTGGGCGGTGCGCTGGCCCGCCGGCCCGCGCACCCGAACGCCGTCGGCCATCGCGACGCACGCTTCATGCTGGCGGTCCTCACCCCCTTGATCGGCGTCTCCGCCACCGACGCGCATGCGTTCCTGGAGCGCATGTTCAAGGACCTGGAGCCCTGGACCAGCGGCCGGTTCCTCAACTTCATGGGCCACGGCGACGCCGCCGATCAGGAACGGACCCGCACCGCCTACACCACGGACGACCACAACCGGCTGACCGCGCTGAAGGCCCACTACGACCCCCAGAACATCTTCCGCCTCAACTACAACATCCCGCCGCGCACCCATCGGTGA
- a CDS encoding MFS transporter, with translation MSARNWGVLFVLCGAIFLEGIDVAMLNVALPSIRADLGMSTGELQWVMSAYVLGYGGFMLLGGRAADLFGRRRMFVFWLFVFLVFSGLGGFATEGWMLLAARFVTGVAAAFMTPAGLSIITTSFAEGPQRDRALLIYSGTAAGGFSIGLVVGGLLTAADWRWVFFAPVALSAVILVAALALLPKSPRENRAGQGVDLAGAITVTTAIMLLVLGVERASHAGLGRTVATLAAGLALLAVFAAVERRAATPLVRLGILRRGSLVRANLVGLLFSAGFFAFQFLVVLYLQELRGWSTLQTSFAMIVIGIDAILSPTLTPRLVNRFGNARVIFGGLLLAALSYGLFLPVGADWTYPMMLPSLIVLGLGFSLAYGPLTIVATEGVEESEQGLAGGLLYTSFQFGAALGLSAATAVNVAATDSDSPAALLDGYHAALAVPLTTALLAVVIGAFGLRGGGRAEGVDGTGGADRTETRTAI, from the coding sequence ATGAGCGCGAGAAACTGGGGCGTGTTGTTCGTCCTGTGCGGGGCGATCTTCCTGGAGGGCATCGACGTGGCCATGCTCAACGTGGCCCTGCCGTCGATCCGCGCGGACCTCGGCATGTCCACCGGCGAGCTGCAGTGGGTCATGAGCGCGTACGTCCTGGGCTACGGCGGCTTCATGCTGCTCGGCGGCCGCGCGGCCGACCTCTTCGGGCGCCGCCGGATGTTCGTCTTCTGGCTGTTCGTCTTCCTGGTCTTCTCCGGCCTGGGCGGCTTCGCCACCGAGGGCTGGATGCTGCTCGCCGCGCGGTTCGTCACCGGCGTCGCGGCCGCCTTCATGACCCCGGCCGGCCTGTCCATCATCACCACGAGCTTCGCGGAGGGGCCGCAGCGCGACCGGGCCCTGCTCATCTACTCCGGCACCGCGGCCGGCGGGTTCTCCATCGGCCTGGTCGTCGGCGGGCTGCTCACCGCGGCCGACTGGCGCTGGGTGTTCTTCGCCCCGGTCGCGCTGTCCGCCGTCATCCTGGTCGCCGCGCTCGCGCTCCTGCCGAAGTCGCCGCGGGAGAACCGGGCCGGGCAGGGCGTCGACCTGGCGGGCGCGATCACCGTCACCACGGCCATCATGCTGCTCGTCCTGGGGGTCGAGCGCGCCTCGCACGCGGGCCTCGGCCGGACCGTCGCCACGCTGGCCGCCGGCCTTGCCCTCCTCGCCGTCTTCGCCGCCGTCGAGCGCCGCGCCGCCACCCCGCTCGTCCGCCTCGGCATCCTCCGCCGCGGTTCGTTGGTCCGCGCCAACCTCGTCGGGCTGCTCTTCTCCGCCGGCTTCTTCGCCTTCCAGTTCCTGGTGGTGCTCTATCTCCAGGAGCTGCGCGGCTGGTCCACGCTCCAGACGAGCTTCGCGATGATCGTCATCGGCATCGACGCAATCCTGTCGCCCACGCTCACCCCCAGACTCGTGAACCGGTTCGGCAACGCCCGGGTGATCTTCGGCGGGCTGCTGCTGGCGGCGCTCTCGTACGGCCTGTTCCTGCCGGTCGGCGCCGACTGGACGTACCCGATGATGCTGCCGAGCCTGATCGTCCTCGGCCTCGGCTTCTCGCTGGCGTACGGACCGCTCACCATCGTCGCCACGGAGGGCGTGGAGGAGTCGGAGCAGGGCTTGGCCGGCGGCCTGCTCTACACCTCCTTCCAGTTCGGCGCCGCGCTCGGCCTCTCCGCCGCCACCGCGGTCAACGTCGCCGCCACGGATTCGGACAGCCCCGCCGCCCTGCTCGACGGCTACCACGCCGCCCTCGCCGTCCCGCTCACCACCGCCCTGCTCGCCGTCGTCATCGGCGCGTTCGGGCTGCGGGGCGGGGGCCGCGCGGAAGGGGTGGACGGGACAGGCGGCGCGGACCGTACGGAGACCCGCACCGCCATCTGA
- a CDS encoding antibiotic biosynthesis monooxygenase, with protein sequence MALESQPVNAPGSSVTFINIFEIAAEHLDAFIAQWEQRAALMSAKPGFLDSRLHRARSSETRFQLVNVSHWESREAWEAATADTEFEERTRAAREDLQTPITASPGLYDIAVEFSA encoded by the coding sequence ATGGCCTTGGAGAGCCAGCCGGTGAACGCGCCGGGCTCGTCCGTCACGTTCATCAACATCTTCGAAATAGCCGCCGAACACCTCGACGCGTTCATCGCCCAGTGGGAGCAACGCGCCGCACTCATGAGCGCCAAGCCCGGATTTCTCGACTCCCGGCTGCACCGGGCCCGTTCGTCGGAGACCCGGTTCCAGCTCGTCAACGTGTCCCACTGGGAAAGCCGAGAGGCGTGGGAGGCCGCCACTGCGGACACCGAGTTCGAGGAGCGCACCCGAGCCGCGCGCGAGGACCTGCAGACGCCGATCACCGCAAGCCCGGGCCTGTACGACATCGCCGTCGAGTTCTCCGCGTAG
- a CDS encoding DUF6461 domain-containing protein, producing MTDVNPLVWIADVYETHCLVLAKALTGRELMSRLGAGTAEMFVPRDEDEANAFLWAGMADYWTWGAARAGEADGWAFSLEPASLWGSGSARLECASRGTEVICCFTAGGAESVEYWQDGALITGFDTAAPQERAARGGANPDRLVEQMRRVGLLDADGSARRHGGWRCCTR from the coding sequence ATGACGGACGTGAATCCGCTGGTCTGGATCGCCGACGTGTACGAGACCCACTGCCTTGTCCTGGCCAAGGCCCTGACCGGCCGTGAGCTCATGTCGCGCCTGGGGGCCGGCACCGCCGAGATGTTCGTGCCGCGGGACGAGGACGAGGCGAACGCGTTCCTGTGGGCGGGCATGGCGGACTACTGGACCTGGGGTGCGGCGCGAGCCGGAGAGGCCGACGGCTGGGCCTTCTCGCTGGAGCCGGCCAGCCTCTGGGGCAGCGGCTCGGCCCGACTGGAGTGCGCCTCCCGGGGGACGGAGGTGATCTGCTGCTTCACGGCGGGTGGAGCGGAAAGCGTCGAATACTGGCAGGACGGCGCGCTGATCACCGGCTTCGACACTGCGGCTCCGCAGGAGCGAGCGGCACGGGGCGGGGCGAATCCGGACCGGCTTGTGGAGCAGATGCGGCGGGTCGGCCTCCTCGACGCGGACGGCTCCGCTCGGCGGCACGGGGGCTGGCGCTGCTGCACGAGGTGA